The region CCTGCGTGCTGCCCATGCTGCCGATCCTGTCCAGCCTGGTGCTGGGACGCAAAGACATAGACCGCACGCGCGCCTTCGTTCTGGCGTTGAGTTATGTGCTTGGCATGGCGATCAGCTTTGCTCTGGTTGGCGCGCTGATTGGTGTGTTTGGCGCTGCGCTGAATATCCAGGCGCGACTCCAGTCGCCCTGGGTACTAGGTCTGTTTGCAGCCTTTTTTGTCATTTTCGCCCTGGCCATGTTTGGTCTGTTCGAGCTGCGCCTTCCGGCACGCATTCGCGAGCCCCTGGAGCGCCTGGGTAGCCGGACACGGGGCGGCTCAATACCCGGGGCAGCCGTGATGGGGGTGCTTTCCACGCTGGTGGTGTCCCCCTGCATTTCTGCACCACTGGCTGGCGCTTTGGTCTATATCAGCGCCACAGGGGATGCAGTGGGTGGAGCTGCGAGCCTGTTCGCCCTCGCGCTAGGCATGGGGCTGCCTCTATTGCTCGTCGCTCTGTTTGGCAGCGCACTGCTGCCCCGTTCCGGCGAATGGCTTAATAGCGTCAAGCAGCTCTTCGGCTTTGGCTTGCTCGGCGTGGCCGTGTGGCTGCTAGAGCGTATCCTTCCGGGTCCTGTCAGCCTGACGCTGTGGGCCGCCCTGACGGCTGGTATCGCCGTGCAACTCGGCCTGTTCGACCGCACGCCGCGCAACGGCATCGGCCGTACTGGCCAGACCCTTGCGCTGCTCGCCGCGTTCTATTCGGCCGCTGCGCTGGTTGGCGCGCTGGCTGGGGGATCTGACCCGCTGCGTCCGCTGCAGCCATTCACGGGTATTTCACAGAGAGCTGTGGCCGAATCAGGCGAATACTTTACGCGAGTTACAGACCAGGCTGACCTGCAACGCCAGCTGAACAACGCGCGCACTAGCGGCCAGCCAGCGGTTGTCGAGGTCTACGCCGACTGGTGCATCAGCTGCAAAGTATTTGAACGCGAGGTGCTCAGCGACCCGCAGGTGCGCAGCGCCCTGGACGGCTTCGCACGGATAAAATTCGATTTGACCGATAACACCGCGGATCAGCGTGCCTGGTTGTCCGCTCAGTCGCTGTTCGGTCCCCCCGCGTTCGTGTTTCTCGATGCGCAGGGACAGCAGGTTTCGGCCGCTCGCATACAGGGTGAGGTCACCCAGGAAGAGTTTCTACAGCGCGTCAGCACTGCCTCCCGTTAATTTTCGGCGTTAACGCTGACATCATGCGGGCATCTGATGTTAACCTTCGGTATTCTGGACAGCACGATCGCATTGCTGCAAAATTCCGGTCTGCTATTGACCGCCCGGTCAGCTCCATTGTCCGGTCAAACA is a window of Pseudomonas sp. gcc21 DNA encoding:
- a CDS encoding protein-disulfide reductase DsbD; the protein is MLLRRLLLLICLLAATTAQGQFASSPSQGLGGLLDGSSGQADFLPVHEAFRPGVIETTDTQVRVQFDIAPEYYLYRHRLEFALQGGDGSISEVVLPDGEPKTDEYFGDVEVYYDRLEVLLELSPGSEVDRQLRVGFQGCADAGLCYPPETVLLELYNEASADTSAVSATNSAASGPGGMQDLLTGGRFELALLLFFIAGLGLTFTPCVLPMLPILSSLVLGRKDIDRTRAFVLALSYVLGMAISFALVGALIGVFGAALNIQARLQSPWVLGLFAAFFVIFALAMFGLFELRLPARIREPLERLGSRTRGGSIPGAAVMGVLSTLVVSPCISAPLAGALVYISATGDAVGGAASLFALALGMGLPLLLVALFGSALLPRSGEWLNSVKQLFGFGLLGVAVWLLERILPGPVSLTLWAALTAGIAVQLGLFDRTPRNGIGRTGQTLALLAAFYSAAALVGALAGGSDPLRPLQPFTGISQRAVAESGEYFTRVTDQADLQRQLNNARTSGQPAVVEVYADWCISCKVFEREVLSDPQVRSALDGFARIKFDLTDNTADQRAWLSAQSLFGPPAFVFLDAQGQQVSAARIQGEVTQEEFLQRVSTASR